A single genomic interval of Halorubrum aethiopicum harbors:
- a CDS encoding DUF2237 family protein translates to MADRNVHGEELAACSTDPTTGFERDGCCGTHPGDRGRHELCAVMTEEFLRFSREQGNDLVTPRPEFSFPGLDPGDRWCLCLGRWVEALSATRDRRLPETTVPPVVLEATNEAVLDTVDLETLEAHAYDA, encoded by the coding sequence ATGGCCGACCGGAACGTCCACGGGGAGGAACTCGCCGCCTGTAGCACGGACCCGACGACCGGCTTCGAGCGCGACGGCTGCTGTGGGACCCACCCCGGCGACCGGGGCCGACACGAGCTCTGCGCGGTGATGACCGAGGAGTTCCTGCGGTTCAGCCGGGAGCAGGGGAACGACCTCGTGACGCCGCGCCCCGAGTTCTCCTTCCCCGGACTCGACCCCGGCGACCGGTGGTGTCTCTGTCTCGGCCGCTGGGTCGAGGCGCTTTCGGCCACGCGGGACCGGCGGCTCCCGGAGACGACCGTTCCGCCCGTCGTCCTCGAGGCGACCAACGAGGCCGTCCTCGACACGGTCGACCTGGAGACGCTCGAGGCGCACGCCTACGACGCGTGA
- a CDS encoding L-lactate permease has protein sequence MTNVLTLAFVGAVPIGVAFVLLAGLRWSAARAMGVGWLLAGGIGLSYWRMEPDWLVASAVYGALQAVDIILIVFGAILLMNYLEGSGAIATIRWYFGRIEEDRRVQLLLIGLGFMTVIEGAAGFGTPGALAAPLFIGLGFPPLAAAVFGLFFNAPNPPFGAAGTPVIGGTGAVIEPALSGSMGVAEFLSMVSAWSGVVTGVTYVFWGLLGVLFLTYWFDDADGGRSLGDAVRSTLPIAPFAILLGTVTGGTQLLIAWFIGPALPDIAAGFVVLAVGLLLANNDVLVPEREWEFPDDSTWNDAWLGGLELDEISRDRPKKEMSVLLAWTPYLLVAVALLLTRWPDLSVAGTDVLAWIQSFSLSIESILGTELGYTLQYLYLPGTMPFVPIAVLTGFLHRMDADEMGAAWRRSVEQVASAALTLVIAVSMTQVMIQSQTNAAGLLGMMEALSRALAMGAGGLLPVVSPWVGAIGSFMTGSNTSSNILFSVLQYDAAEAVGLSRTIVVSLQNVGGGLGNMVSVLNVAAICGVVGITGREGDLLRKAVVPMAIFALFAGLFGMLLTYVLVPGLF, from the coding sequence ATGACCAACGTGCTCACGCTAGCGTTCGTCGGGGCCGTTCCGATCGGCGTCGCGTTCGTCCTGCTCGCCGGGCTCCGCTGGTCGGCGGCCCGCGCGATGGGCGTCGGGTGGCTGCTGGCGGGCGGCATCGGACTCTCGTACTGGCGGATGGAGCCCGACTGGCTGGTGGCGTCGGCCGTCTACGGCGCGCTTCAGGCCGTCGACATCATCCTCATCGTCTTCGGGGCCATCCTGCTCATGAACTACCTCGAGGGGAGCGGCGCGATCGCCACCATCAGGTGGTACTTCGGCCGGATCGAGGAGGACCGTCGCGTCCAGCTGTTGCTCATCGGTCTGGGGTTCATGACCGTCATCGAGGGCGCGGCCGGGTTCGGCACGCCGGGCGCGCTCGCCGCGCCGCTCTTCATCGGCCTCGGGTTCCCGCCGCTGGCCGCCGCGGTGTTCGGCCTCTTCTTCAACGCCCCGAACCCGCCGTTCGGCGCGGCCGGGACGCCCGTCATCGGCGGCACGGGTGCCGTCATCGAACCGGCGCTGTCCGGGTCGATGGGGGTCGCCGAGTTCCTCTCGATGGTCTCCGCGTGGTCAGGCGTCGTCACGGGGGTCACGTACGTGTTCTGGGGGCTGCTCGGCGTCCTCTTCCTGACCTACTGGTTCGACGACGCCGACGGCGGGCGGAGCCTCGGAGACGCGGTGCGTAGCACCCTCCCGATCGCCCCGTTCGCGATCCTCCTCGGAACCGTCACCGGAGGGACACAGCTGCTGATCGCGTGGTTCATCGGCCCCGCCCTTCCCGACATCGCCGCCGGGTTCGTCGTCCTCGCGGTCGGCCTCCTCCTCGCGAACAACGACGTGCTCGTCCCGGAACGGGAGTGGGAGTTCCCCGACGACTCGACGTGGAACGACGCGTGGCTCGGCGGCCTCGAGCTCGACGAGATCTCCCGAGACCGGCCGAAAAAGGAGATGTCCGTGCTGCTGGCGTGGACGCCGTACCTGCTCGTCGCGGTCGCGCTACTTCTCACGCGGTGGCCGGATCTCTCCGTCGCGGGCACCGACGTCCTCGCGTGGATCCAGAGCTTCTCCCTCTCCATCGAGTCCATCCTCGGAACGGAGCTCGGATACACGCTCCAGTACCTCTATCTCCCGGGAACGATGCCGTTCGTCCCCATCGCCGTCCTCACCGGCTTCCTCCACCGAATGGACGCCGACGAGATGGGCGCGGCGTGGCGGCGATCGGTCGAGCAGGTCGCTTCCGCAGCACTCACGCTCGTCATCGCCGTCTCGATGACGCAGGTCATGATCCAGTCACAGACCAACGCCGCCGGCCTGCTCGGGATGATGGAGGCGCTCAGCCGGGCGCTCGCGATGGGTGCCGGCGGGCTGTTGCCCGTGGTCTCCCCGTGGGTCGGCGCGATCGGCTCCTTCATGACCGGGAGCAACACGTCCTCGAACATCCTCTTCAGCGTCCTCCAGTACGACGCCGCCGAGGCGGTCGGCCTCTCCCGCACGATCGTCGTCAGCCTCCAGAACGTCGGCGGCGGCCTCGGGAACATGGTCTCGGTGTTGAACGTCGCCGCCATCTGCGGCGTCGTCGGGATCACCGGGCGCGAGGGCGACCTCCTGCGGAAGGCCGTCGTTCCGATGGCGATCTTCGCCCTCTTCGCCGGCCTGTTCGGGATGCTGCTGACGTACGTCCTGGTTCCCGGGCTGTTCTGA
- a CDS encoding LutC/YkgG family protein, whose product MPTEPLATFESSLTEIGIELVRTTAEGFESALSPRLDAPAVGTPLPFAGVSLPDAVETDPTVADLEAARTGVTAAGYGVADYGSVVIRGGPAGEEPVSLYADEHVAVVAASDVLPDMEATFDRLAEDVREGTGRAVIATGPSATADMGALVKGAHGPMEVTVVLLEDR is encoded by the coding sequence ATGCCAACCGAACCGCTCGCGACCTTCGAGTCGTCGCTCACCGAGATCGGGATCGAACTCGTTCGAACGACGGCCGAGGGGTTCGAGTCGGCACTCTCGCCGCGTCTCGACGCCCCCGCGGTCGGCACGCCGCTCCCGTTCGCGGGCGTCTCCCTGCCGGACGCCGTGGAGACCGATCCGACGGTGGCGGACCTCGAGGCCGCGAGGACGGGCGTCACGGCCGCCGGGTACGGCGTCGCCGACTACGGCTCCGTGGTGATCCGGGGCGGCCCCGCCGGCGAGGAGCCGGTCAGCCTCTACGCCGACGAACACGTGGCCGTCGTCGCCGCGAGCGACGTCCTCCCGGACATGGAGGCGACGTTCGACCGGCTCGCCGAGGACGTGCGCGAGGGAACCGGACGGGCCGTCATCGCGACGGGGCCGAGCGCCACCGCGGACATGGGCGCGCTCGTGAAGGGCGCGCACGGTCCGATGGAGGTCACGGTCGTGCTCCTGGAGGACCGGTAG
- a CDS encoding aminopeptidase, which translates to MDERVREHAEVLVDWSARVDPGDHVVVSVAEDAHDLGVAVAEALGERGAAVTTLYGSDELSRAYLKGRERESASGDDAPEFPDPAVDRALLEAADVYLRLGGGRNTAATADVGRETRQAYARSRKEVRERRMATDWVSTVHPTRSLAQQAGMAYEEYRDFVYDAILRDWEALAGEMARMKEVLDSGEEVRIRTERADAPDTDVTMSIAGRTAVNSAASVAYDSHNLPSGEVFTAPYDAEGEIFFDVPMTIESTRVRDVRLVFEDGEVVDFSADSGEEALESVLETDPGARRLGELGIGMNRGIDRFTDSILFDEKMGDTVHLAVGRAYDACLPDGESGNESAVHVDMISDVSADSTMAVDGEVVQRNGTFRWEDGFDG; encoded by the coding sequence ATGGACGAACGCGTACGCGAGCACGCGGAGGTGCTCGTCGACTGGAGCGCGCGGGTCGATCCCGGGGACCACGTCGTCGTGAGCGTCGCCGAGGACGCCCACGACCTCGGCGTCGCCGTCGCCGAGGCGCTCGGCGAGAGGGGGGCAGCCGTGACGACGCTGTACGGCTCCGACGAGCTGAGCCGGGCGTACCTGAAGGGCCGCGAGCGTGAGAGCGCGAGCGGCGACGACGCCCCGGAGTTCCCCGACCCCGCCGTCGACCGTGCCCTCCTCGAGGCGGCCGACGTCTACCTCCGGCTCGGCGGCGGGCGCAACACGGCCGCGACCGCGGACGTGGGCCGCGAGACGCGGCAAGCCTACGCGAGATCCCGAAAGGAGGTCAGGGAGCGCCGGATGGCCACCGACTGGGTGTCGACGGTCCATCCCACCCGGAGCCTCGCCCAGCAGGCGGGAATGGCCTACGAGGAGTACAGAGACTTCGTCTACGACGCGATCCTCCGCGACTGGGAGGCGCTCGCCGGGGAGATGGCCCGCATGAAGGAGGTCCTCGATTCGGGCGAGGAGGTCCGGATCCGCACCGAGCGCGCGGACGCGCCCGACACCGACGTGACGATGTCGATCGCGGGGCGGACCGCGGTCAACTCCGCCGCCTCCGTCGCCTACGACTCGCACAACCTGCCCTCCGGCGAGGTGTTCACGGCCCCCTACGACGCCGAGGGGGAGATCTTCTTCGACGTGCCGATGACGATCGAGTCGACCCGCGTCCGGGACGTGCGCCTCGTCTTCGAGGACGGCGAAGTGGTCGACTTTTCGGCCGACTCCGGCGAGGAGGCGCTCGAGAGCGTGCTCGAGACGGACCCCGGCGCTCGTCGGCTCGGCGAGCTGGGCATCGGGATGAACCGCGGGATAGACCGCTTCACCGACTCGATCCTCTTCGACGAGAAGATGGGCGACACGGTCCACCTCGCGGTCGGCCGCGCCTACGACGCCTGTCTGCCGGACGGCGAGTCGGGCAACGAGAGCGCGGTCCACGTCGACATGATAAGCGACGTGAGCGCGGACTCGACGATGGCCGTCGACGGCGAGGTCGTCCAGCGGAACGGGACCTTCCGGTGGGAGGACGGTTTCGACGGCTGA
- a CDS encoding LUD domain-containing protein, producing the protein MAVDDRRRKAERIRHLLETEGDSVRENTRVFNEGRYESTADLDDYEELKDEARAIKEDAIERLPELLDRVTEAVEANGGSVYLADDAADANRYITEVVDGRNVVKSKSMTSEEMDVNDALEESGADVRETDLAEFVLQVADEAPSHIVAPAIHKSREEIADLFNEVFDPEEPLETAEELTRFAREYLGEEILDAEVGMTGANFVAADTGTLALVTSEGNARKCVQATDTHVAVAGVEKVIPSVEDLRPFVELIGRSGTGQDLTSYVSLLTPPGDSPTFGGSGESGSPGDRDLEPGDDREFHLVLIDNGRMAMREDDDLRETLYCIRCSACANSCANFQHVGGHAFGGETYSGGIATGWEAGVHGQESAAEFNDLCTGCSRCVNQCPVKIDIPWINTVVRDRINRGTDGEFDFLVEGLTPDAEPGGLDPQKRLFGNFDTLARLGSAFAPVSNRIARSGPVRSLMERTLGVDRRRELPAFERETLVEWFEARGPRVSPDEARRTAALYPDAYTNYVRTERGKAAVRVLEALGVRVEVPAAGESGRAPLSQGMVSTARSNAEAVYEALAPSLAAGRDVVVIEPSDVAMFRGEYERLLPEDEHAALREDSYEVMEYVHGLLANGADADALAAGDGERIAYHSHCQQRTLGLEPHTVSVLEERGFDVATSDVECCGMAGSFGYKSEYYDLSVDVGESLVDQFTTDDTADRAVVASGTSCLEQLDALLSRRPAHPVRLLDAR; encoded by the coding sequence ATGGCCGTCGACGACCGCCGGCGGAAGGCCGAGCGCATCCGCCACCTCCTCGAGACCGAGGGCGACAGCGTCCGCGAGAACACGCGGGTGTTCAACGAGGGCCGCTACGAATCGACCGCGGACCTCGACGACTACGAGGAACTCAAAGACGAGGCCCGCGCGATCAAGGAGGACGCGATCGAACGGCTCCCCGAACTCCTCGACCGGGTCACCGAGGCGGTCGAGGCCAACGGCGGCAGCGTGTACCTCGCCGACGACGCCGCCGACGCGAACCGGTACATAACCGAGGTCGTCGACGGCCGGAACGTGGTGAAATCGAAGTCGATGACGAGCGAGGAGATGGACGTGAACGACGCCCTCGAGGAGAGCGGCGCGGACGTCCGGGAGACCGACCTCGCCGAGTTCGTCCTCCAGGTCGCCGACGAGGCCCCCTCACACATCGTCGCGCCGGCCATCCACAAGTCCCGCGAGGAGATCGCGGACCTGTTCAACGAGGTGTTCGACCCGGAGGAACCCCTCGAGACCGCCGAGGAGCTGACGCGGTTCGCCCGCGAGTACCTCGGCGAGGAGATCCTGGACGCCGAGGTGGGCATGACCGGCGCGAACTTCGTCGCGGCGGACACCGGCACGCTCGCGCTCGTCACGAGCGAGGGCAACGCCCGGAAGTGCGTCCAGGCCACGGACACCCACGTCGCGGTCGCGGGCGTCGAGAAGGTGATTCCGAGCGTCGAGGACCTCCGGCCGTTCGTCGAACTCATCGGCCGGTCGGGGACCGGACAGGACCTCACCTCCTACGTCTCGCTTCTCACGCCGCCCGGCGACTCGCCGACGTTCGGGGGGAGCGGCGAGTCCGGCTCCCCCGGCGATCGCGACCTCGAACCGGGCGACGACCGCGAGTTCCACCTCGTGCTCATCGACAACGGCCGCATGGCGATGCGCGAGGACGACGACCTGCGGGAGACGCTGTACTGTATCCGGTGTTCGGCCTGTGCGAACTCGTGTGCGAACTTCCAGCACGTCGGCGGACACGCCTTCGGCGGCGAGACGTACTCCGGCGGCATCGCCACCGGCTGGGAGGCCGGCGTCCACGGCCAAGAGAGCGCCGCCGAGTTCAACGACCTCTGTACGGGGTGTAGCCGCTGTGTGAACCAGTGCCCGGTGAAGATCGACATCCCGTGGATCAACACCGTCGTCCGCGACCGGATCAACCGCGGGACGGACGGCGAGTTCGACTTCCTCGTCGAGGGGCTCACGCCGGACGCGGAGCCCGGCGGGCTCGACCCGCAGAAGCGGCTGTTCGGGAACTTCGATACGCTGGCGAGACTCGGGTCCGCGTTCGCGCCGGTCTCGAACCGGATCGCGCGGAGCGGTCCCGTCCGCTCGCTCATGGAGCGGACGCTCGGCGTCGACCGCCGCCGCGAGCTTCCGGCGTTCGAGCGCGAGACCCTCGTCGAGTGGTTCGAGGCCCGCGGCCCGCGGGTGTCGCCCGACGAGGCGCGTCGGACCGCCGCCCTCTACCCCGACGCGTACACGAACTACGTGCGGACCGAACGCGGGAAAGCGGCCGTCCGCGTCCTCGAGGCGCTGGGCGTCCGCGTCGAGGTCCCGGCCGCCGGCGAGAGCGGCCGTGCGCCGCTCTCACAGGGAATGGTGTCGACGGCCAGGTCGAACGCCGAGGCCGTCTACGAGGCGCTCGCACCCTCCCTCGCCGCGGGTCGCGACGTCGTCGTGATCGAGCCGTCGGACGTCGCGATGTTCCGCGGGGAGTACGAGCGGCTCCTCCCCGAGGACGAACACGCCGCGCTGCGGGAGGACAGCTACGAGGTCATGGAGTACGTCCACGGCCTCCTGGCGAACGGCGCGGACGCCGACGCGCTCGCGGCGGGCGACGGCGAGCGGATCGCCTACCATAGCCACTGCCAGCAGCGCACGCTCGGCCTCGAGCCGCACACGGTCTCGGTCCTCGAGGAGCGCGGCTTCGACGTCGCGACCTCGGACGTGGAGTGTTGCGGCATGGCCGGGAGCTTCGGCTACAAGTCGGAGTACTACGACCTCAGCGTCGACGTCGGCGAGTCGCTCGTCGACCAGTTCACGACGGACGACACCGCGGACCGCGCCGTCGTCGCGAGCGGGACCTCGTGTCTCGAACAGCTCGACGCGCTGCTCTCCCGCCGGCCCGCACACCCGGTGCGGCTGCTCGACGCGCGGTAG